The following is a genomic window from Microtus pennsylvanicus isolate mMicPen1 chromosome 3, mMicPen1.hap1, whole genome shotgun sequence.
TAAGTACATGAATGCAGCAGAACCAAAGAAGATAGCAACAGCAGAgatgtgggagctgcaggtgctGAAGGCTTTGAACCTGCCCTCAGTGGAACGGATACGCAGGATGCTGGTAATGATGAAGATGTAGGACATAAGGATGGTCAAAGCAGGTGTCAGGATATTTAATGCACTCAAGAAAAGAACCAATAGTTCATTGATGTATATACTGGAGCATGATAGCTCCAAGAGTGGAAAAAGATCACAAAAATAATGGTTTATCACATTGGTCTTGCAAAAAATCAACTTTAACATAAAGCCTGTATGAACTGATGACCCAATAATACCCAAAGTATAAACTCCCACTGTGAGCCAGAAACAGAGATGATGAGACATGACAACATTGTAAAGTAAAGGATTACAGATGGCAACATAGCGGTCATATGCCATTGCAGCCAACATATGACACTCTGCAATAGCAAAAACAAGGAAACAGTAGAGCTGAGTCATGCATTCAGGGTAGGAGATGATGTTCTTCACTGTTACAAAGTTCACCAGCATTTTGGGGGTAACAACAGTAGAATGGCAGAGGTCAATGAAGGACAGactgctgaggaagaagtacatgggggtgtgcagGTGGGAGCTGAGCACGATCAGGATGATCATCCCCAGGTTCCCCAGCACTGTGAGCAGGTAGATtccaaggaagaggaggaacaggGGCAGCTGCAGCTTTGGTTTGCTTGAGAGTCCAGCCAAGATGAACTCAGTTACCAATGAATAGTTTCCAAGCCCCATTTTTCCAAGCTCTCACTATATTGTCTAAGGTTCTAAATTCAAAACAGAGACATGAGTATGCTTTCTTGTAtcatctgttttctctcttcctcacccCTGTGTCTCTTGTGTGCATTTTGGAGAGATGGAAAAATGGAGACACAAAGACTTAAAGAATTCTGTGGAGAATATTATCCCTTATAGCAGACATTCCATataattttttcttaagtttctcCTGTTTCCTTGGGACAATCAATGATTACAAGATTCAAGGAAGAGTAACAGACATCTAGGAACTTGAAATTACTACTAATCATAACATTTTAAGGAGAGTGCAAGGTCTATACTTTTAACTTCAATTTAAAGTAAAgacttattatatttatttttgaagcattttcttccccctctcaAATTCTCAGTAATGTATGATATCAtgcatattaatatttataatacatagCAATTAAATTTTATCAGAATCAGAACTGGCAAGAATAATAagcattttccttcatttctattTGTAACTGGAATCATAGAACTAGTTTTCATGCTTTAATTGACTTGCTAATACAGTAGTTATCCCATTGAAACTGCTGCACTGTGTATGCCATAAACTTCATGTAGTCCTGCTGCCCTTCAAGGTGTTGTACTTACATCTCAACAGCAGAGGGTCTGTGCTTTCTTCTAACCTGTATAGTTTCTGGGGAGAAATACAttggcattcattcattcatattcttTACCACTGTGGAAAAGAAACAATGGACCAGGACTGAACCCTACTATTATTAGATTGGCAGAGACCAAAATACTACTTGTATTATGAGAGCAGTTTGGAAGGCCAACACAGGATACATTATTCACTGGTAGATTCTGTGATCATGAGGTTTATATGTATCCTCTAAAATGTTTGTTGGTGGTGGCTTTTGATTACCAGAATACTTACAAAATgcaatttgaaatttttatcaaCCCACTGTAGCTAATACTTTGATGTagcttttcaaataaatttatatttaaaaggtaaaaatGTAGATATTAACACCAAAAAAATTCAAGCAACATCTGTACTATTTACTATCTTTACATTAGAGTGGGGGTACTTTAAAGGGACATGGAAACCagataatttcagaaaaaaatcaacaactcTTGTTAAttgaggaatttttaaaataacagagaGTAATTTGACAATATGGTAAAAATGCACATATCACATGACATGTGTATCAAAATATTCAACATATTGGTTTATTTAAATCAGTATTGTCCTCACTGTATTTGTCTCCAAAAGTTTAAGGTAAAATTAATGTCTTGTGCAGAAGTATGTTGCTCCTGAACCAAATAGGACATCTCAATAGTACGACATGCTTTGATTTCCTCAAAACTAGGAATGTTAGAATATTTGTTGTATAGTCATTTTTCAGGTATTGCTCAATGGCATAGGCATATTAAGCCACCTTTGGGATCTTTTCCAACTCTAGTATTTTGTGACTTGATAATGCTAATGTCATTAGATTAGGCAATCTAAGTTCAAATCTTTTCTCAAAATACTATTTGCTGTATGACCaccaaaaattaattcaattcTTAAATTCACATAGAAAGCAGAAATTCATATATGTgacatgtaaaaattaaattaactgGCACACAGTTTCTAGATTGTGGTATGAACTTAATTGATGCCCATGTGATTTACATCACAACGTGTTGAATTTCTCTCTGAGATGTCCTACATGTGTTAGTCAGCAGTTTTTCTATTGTTTCATATCGTAGATCTGAATAATGTTTGGTATATTGCCTTGTGTGTAGGAAGTGTGTCAAAAATATGTTCAAAACAGCTGTCCACAGAAGTTTAACATTCAGTTAAAACAAATCTATAAGAAAGGAACACCATCTTCACACTGACTGagttaaaaatgagtaaataatgaCATGTCTGATAGGAGTTTCTACTGACAAAGACATTGGGGAAACAGACTTCTCAGCAGAGTGTTGTCTTTAGAACGAGCATGGGTATAGACGGATAAACTGCCATGAACATCTGTGTGGACCAGCAGAGATATTTCAGCAGAAGATTGGGAGGTTTTAAAAGATAAGCTTGGGAGTTTGTACTTACCCTTTCTTTGCAAGAAATTTAGTGTTTGAGGTTTTTATTCTCCATTTCACTGGATGTGAAATGTGAGAAGATATTGGAGCCTCTGATTTTGAACTGTGATTAAGATGATGTTTCAGTCATTTGTTCACTGCAAAGATGGGTTGATATCCATGTGTTAGAGTCAATCCCAGTCtcattagaaacaaaaaataataaactctCAGAAGATCCCTATCCCATATGTATTAACTGTGAGGAAAAGAGTCAGCAATTAGAAGTTCCCTTTCCCCAACCAATGTCAAGGGATTAATATCATctaagaattttgtttttcttgttagaTTCTATATTGAAACAAGAACATGAGTGTTCTCATTGTTAGAGTTTTGGATATCTCAAACCAAGGCACTTAAGACGCCAAAATTTCAGGACAATTGTAAAACATATGTTTAAAGAATTATCTCATGTGCTTTCTCCAAAAGGGAAAACAGGAAACTAGAGAAGCTATATGCTTTTAATTACCTTTGTTGACTTCACTTCTCTTActctatttaaatattataatacaTGCAGAAACCATGATTTTTAGGGTATTTTCAGCTGTGGAGTGAACACAAGCATGCTTCATTTTGCTGCCCCTCTGCAATGTTCAGACATTATCAAAGACCCTCAAGGAGTTCCTAACAAAACCAGTAGGCAGAGACAAGGAGTTCTTTCTTAATGAATGAACaagatgaatttatttttgtagattttatttttgtactaacttatttgttgaagaaaaattacatttaatgtTCTATTGATTAATGTAGAGTTTTGAGAACATAGTTGCAATAAATTTTTGCTTACGTTggaattctttaaattttttgaatgtaGAATAGAGTTTTAGTATTCTTCTAATGGGTATTTCTCCAAACAGTTAAGTTCTACCACATAAGTTTTAAGCAAGATTAGTAAAATTAAAGCTATCAGCAGTTAATGGGTGCTggcaaggagaaaatgaagtatCACTAGGTGTATCAACCACACTCCTGGACAGGGCCTATTCCCTGGAGGACTTGGGTGACACAGAATGGactcaattttgtttttttttcgttgtttgtttgtttttcatggactttaggtttcattttgttgttttggcttgttttgttttactgatcTTTGTTTAATGGagccttgttttttctttttttcttagagaGCGAGACAGAGCGAGAGAACATAAAGTTCTGTTAGCAGGAGGTGGGGAAGATGATCTCAAGGGGTTCAAGGAAGGGAAAtttgtgattaaaatatattatatgaaaaagttttacataaaaataaactagtTAAAAATAGCAAGCAATCAAAAAACAGACATTAAGACAAAAAATTGATGCCAACATGGTCTAAAACATTTGGGGCTGATGCCTGCCACCCACTTTGGTTCCAGATGCTTTTCTACCCACTtggggtcaggaggaaagtagctgagtcCAGGACCCTGGCTCAGTGCTTCCAAACTTTGGCAGGTGGTCAAATCAGGTCTGCTAGGTgttcacaggcaggagagcatggcagattcctgctgacatacacagaaatatttccAGACCATGCCTTGCACTGTATGACAGATTAAACTTTTTCATATAAAAAGGATTTATGTGATGAAGActccttctcagagttaaagtggtgaGCATAGCTCGTACCCAACAGTCCCAGAGCTAATGGTAGTGGTACCTCCACCATATTgaaaggtgggaagagacagagcAAGCATCCAGGGCTGCTGCAACTACACTGCTTATCACTTTAAAGTACTCCTGGTCAAAAAAGTATTACAAATATACAATACAGATAAATTTAGATGAAAAAGagctctaaatgggtcacagtgtattTGAAAAGCGTATGTAATTTTGggagtgagaagaaaaaaaaatatagacagttataaaaaaagtaaatggttttaaaaagtaaaacatagtctttaaaaagccagaaaacaaacagtcataaatttaaaggaataaaaagaaaaattaggcaCATACAGATGGAATATGCACAGAGACTCTggattatgtatgttattgtgttttctttgaatttttgactgtaaaagagctaagtacaaagagacatttcattgtatgggatactaagctaaaccaacatatatattttaaagggatcttgacttcaaaatttgggtctaaggacatgctggtttagaaaagaggttcttttttttttgattccacAGAGGATgcgaacctgtggattccttctagactaatgtagtttgatggagCAAGACACCCCTTAAAGGTCATTGTAAAAACCCCCAAGAAGAAAATACTTTCCCccaaaaaagcaggaagcagttttgagagaactacatccaaattccccaaatgattgtttataaatgtttgtttacatttaaagggtatATGCTGTAGATatcaatactttgcattggtatggatcttggttatCCTTACAAATTTAGGTCAGTCtgatatgtatatttctgctcttgattaaggtattgtgtttgtgtttaaaaaggtaatgtatagttaaaaatataggttaatagagagtaatctctaatagtcaagtttgtagtcatgttaggtaagTTTTCTAGGTGTAAAAAGATGTATTTCAAATGTatatttattcttcaaacctttcaaagactaatagaatttgtcatttaaaatgttttaataacttatgacttttcatgacaatgagacacatctgctcctgacagcacctatctacttcaagaggttaatgggcatcaaagaggctccttatgaagtttgtttgcctggactacttgatgttatgctgtatgaacttgTTATGCAGGATACACAGAAAAttgactactgaacttgtctaaacATGAGATGGTCctttgtggtttctgcttcatgaaagagtctgctagacattcggcaggacacagaaggaagtaactgaaaaactgccaatatagatggaaatgtctttgaaatttcctgcagGTCAacagagctaggaggggaaaactaaagtgaaatctgggagaaaggaggtggagtctgggagaAGGCATGTAGCTGCCTGCTGAAGACAGAtttgctggaaccttgctggtaagccacagccaaatgGCAATtcaaagattaatagaaacgggttaattttgAGATATAATGTCTAGCCATTATGAAGCAagagataataggccaatcagtgagTTAATTAGtagagtttctatgtgattattttgcaACTGGGAAGTTGAGAATGAATCTGTGACTGCCCTGCTGTGTTGGTCTTGTGCTTCCTGACCCAAACTAACATCCTCCCTTTCTGTCCCAGTGCTGCTGGCAAAGTTGAAAAGGATTGAGAGTGTTCTAGGTagacagaaagaaacagggaTCCAGCTGTATTATATGTATCTTGAGCAGGAGCTTCCTCCTGGTGTACTTACTTGGAGCAGatgataaaagaaggaaaaaaaagttgttgCTAATCAACAGTGATACTATGCAAGACTTTTTATATGACATCCATCGAATTCAGATGCAATATCATTTCTATAGCATATATGTGGTTAAAATGTGGAGTTGTAGGTAATGCATAAAAGTTAGCCACTTGTGTTTATCACTGAAAGGACTATGAAAGCTGGAAAAGAATGGAATAAAAAAGGTATTTTGGGGTGGGAAGTAtcagaaataaagacaaagataAAGACTGAATTTAGTATGAGATAGGCTTTTCTAAAAATGCTTTACtcccacaggcagggaaccctgattgctcttcgggccaaggagggggggggacttaattgggggagagggagggaaatgggaggcggtggcggggaagagacagaaatcgttaataaataaataaataaaagcacattCAGCCACTCTGAAAAAAATGCTTTACTAGTTACTAAAAGACTGCATATTTTATTAGTGCTTCATATATCTTATTTTAGTcacatttaaaagaattattttttcttagatGCAGCACTAAGTCTAAATGTTAAATTCGAGGTATTGGTATCAGAGAATTCAGTACTAGTACAGCCTCAAGTGTACTTGCTCATTGCAGTGTAccagggtttggtttccagcatccacattgtgATTCACAACAATCAGTAACTCTGAGTTCAGGACATATAATACCCTCTTTAGGTTTATAAACTAGAAACATATATGGTGTATAAGCAACCTGAAATTTAtatacacaaaaatgtaaatctttaattttttaaaaaaatgttctggaTACAActatataaaaatgcaaattttcaaTATGAGGAAGAaactgttaaatatttatttctgatgtttattctgttttctaCTACAATAAGCACTTCTGAGCCTTAGTTTGAAATGCCACTTTCTAGATCACCATTGTATCTCTTAATATCTCTTACAATTAAGTTTGTTTATACGTCTAAGTCTTTTTCAGAGGGATGTAGGTGAGCTCCATCATTCTGTGTTGTACTCATCAAGGTATGAGGCATCCATTTTTCCTCCCATAGATTCCTGGTCTCTGGATGTAATGCTTAGGTATGCagataggcaaaacaccaacacacataaaaaattaaaaataattacacatttgtgagtatgtgtgtatgtatgtgtgtatacgcTATGTGTGAATGGGACTCGTAGAGGCGAGAAGAAGATTTTAGATCCCCTAGAGCTGCCATTATAGGCAGTAGGGAACCTTCTTAGGAATCTTCTAAAGACGGAGGCATCTTAACTGTGCAATCATCTTTCCAATTCCTATGAATAGTTTCTATAAGAATCTGTCCATGACTTTGGGAAGGAAAAGTGTCTAGAGGGatcataatttctgttttttttgggggggggaggaaatGATTTCCATTCATTGTTGTCaaatcttgtttttctgtttggtcTCCTTAAGGAAGTGAAGCTGTATCTTGGAGAGGGTGCTATTGAGCCACAAAATACTGGTGATATCTTCCAGTGACCATATTACCCCCAGCAGTGGTAAAAACTGGGAACAGAATTGAGAAGATCCAAAACAGTTGTGATGGAaattgatgatgatggtggtggtggagatgatgAAAACAATGACTACTATAATGTCGAtgatagctgtgtgtgtgtggtcaacaAATGCTCATGGTTACTGCTGTTGATGGCAACATCATGTTGGTATCTTTTCAAGGAACAGTCTTCAACTACTACTCAGTTGCTGCAGTGTATATGTTTGAGCCTTGCCACAGACATTTCTCTGGTAGCAGAGATCAGCCATAAAAGACAATGCATGGAGATAACTGCTGGCCTCTGAACCCAAAATATGTTTGAAGACTGCAAAAGGGCGGCTTTGTGCTGCAGCTCAACACACActctccttattcttttttttatatttatttatttatttattatgtatacaatattctgtctgtgtgtctgcctgctggccagaagagggcaccagaccccattacagatggttgtgagccaccatgtggttgttgggaattgaactcaggacctttggtggagcaggc
Proteins encoded in this region:
- the LOC142847108 gene encoding olfactory receptor 8G3-like, with product MGLGNYSLVTEFILAGLSSKPKLQLPLFLLFLGIYLLTVLGNLGMIILIVLSSHLHTPMYFFLSSLSFIDLCHSTVVTPKMLVNFVTVKNIISYPECMTQLYCFLVFAIAECHMLAAMAYDRYVAICNPLLYNVVMSHHLCFWLTVGVYTLGIIGSSVHTGFMLKLIFCKTNVINHYFCDLFPLLELSCSSIYINELLVLFLSALNILTPALTILMSYIFIITSILRIRSTEGRFKAFSTCSSHISAVAIFFGSAAFMYLQPSSVSSMDHGKVSSVFYTTVVPMLNPLIYSLRNKDVKSAIKKMLNRETL